DNA sequence from the Daphnia carinata strain CSIRO-1 chromosome 8, CSIRO_AGI_Dcar_HiC_V3, whole genome shotgun sequence genome:
cgtaagttctccccatggcctgaaagacggttcgtggatgcaggcagcttatcatcgggctatgtgaccctcttcgataccctTTCGTTTTCCTTACGGTGTCTAACACCAGTAGTTCCTTGCGGCGAGCAGGTTAGTAGGTAGGCTGATATCTACGTACTGGACGTATGCTTTATTAtatcctttttattattattattttttatcattattattattccacATATGTATTGGCTCCCATAAAATAATTTACACTTTCAGTCTAAAATCCTGACTATACGTTCTTCTTAGTAAGCTGGCTCTGCGTAAGATGCAGTGTAAACGGGAGTTTCGTATGATGGACTGTAAGAGGCTGGCTTAGTTATATCGGGATATTTAGCTTCGCCAATGTACTTGACGTCAGCTACGTATCCGTTGCTGTCAGCCTTGTATGTTACAATTTGAGTACGGCCATCTGGAAGAGCTACAGTATAAGATCCAGTCACCACCTTGCCGTCGCTGCTCTCTGAGTGCGAATAATCGTTGTAAGAAGCGTCATCCTTAACAGCATAAGAATAGCTGTAGGGCTGAGGGGCCTGCCAATGAAAAGAATTGCAATAATTTCTTATATGTTGGTCGATAaaatgtaaagaaagaaactgaCATAATCGTAAGAAGGTTTATCATAGGCTGCGTAGTTTGCTGGATACGCAGTCTCAGCCAAAGCTACAGCAATCAAAGCGGACAATACGAGGAGctgaaaattaagaaaacaagacaattgaaatgattaaaaaaatgtttgccaCTGCATTTTATGTTGTTAACTTACCTGCATAGTTGCTAGTTGGAGTGGGTTGTTGTTTCGGTGGAGAACAAGTCAACGTGTGTCGATATTGGCCACTTGGCTTGCTATTTATACGATCAATGCTTGTTGGGGAGAACGTCTATCCGAATTAAGATGGAAAGTGAACGGATATAGGTGAGATACATTAACGATAGCCTTAGAATAGATTTCTCACGACAATTCTCACTTTAACTTTACAATCTTCTGAAACAATGAGTGT
Encoded proteins:
- the LOC130703770 gene encoding cuticle protein 21-like; translated protein: MQLLVLSALIAVALAETAYPANYAAYDKPSYDYAPQPYSYSYAVKDDASYNDYSHSESSDGKVVTGSYTVALPDGRTQIVTYKADSNGYVADVKYIGEAKYPDITKPASYSPSYETPVYTASYAEPAY